From the genome of Salarias fasciatus chromosome 22, fSalaFa1.1, whole genome shotgun sequence:
ATCATCACTCAGACTGTGAAACACCCTCGGCTGTATTTCTCCTCTAACTTTCTGCTTTGAGCAGGACAGAATGTGTCTTGATGGATAAAAACCAGCGCTAACTCAAACCCTGATCATCGGGCATCGGATGAGAGCTCGCTCTGCAATTACAGGCTGAAAAACCGGCGTGACAGCATTTAATCTGTAATTCTCAAAGTACAATAAACATTGAAATAACAACTGAAGACATTTACAAGAaaccaaacaacaaactgaaactCAATATGAACACAGCAGGTAAGAACATACATTCGCATCACAGTTTTTAGTGGCATCATAGATTTTTAGATTTGGTATTTTATACTGGATGTGTTTTTCACTCGTTTATAAACACCCACTTGTAGAACTGGAAGCCAAAAGAGAATCTTTATCCACGTGACTCTTACTACATATTTCACTCCCAACTGAGTTGTGGTACTTCTACGAcgtctttctattttttttttttttttaaacaacaagCTCGAGTAATTCTACCGTATTTCCACAAATATTTCAAAACCACATCTCTGTGTGCAATGTTATGAAATATCAACGTATCTACActcttaacaaacaaaaaagcatgcgaaaacacttcaaatgaaaCAACCGTATCGGGAAATAAAAGTCCGGCTCATTGCTTTTGCATACGTTGTGCATGTTTCCGGTGCCTGTGTGTTGCTCGGGAGTTATGGCTGGTTCCTTTCACAGCACAGCAGGCCTCTTTGTTCAGTGGGGAGTTTTGTGCAATCTGGAATCAACAGCTTTCTTCACGTTCCTTTATGCAGGGACCCTGAGGATGGCGTGGAGCGGCTGCTCATCTGCAGAGGACCGACATGACAAGCACAGGTCAGACGCTGATGAGAGTGCGCACGCTTTGGGAAAGGATCATAAATCAAGATGTTAAATTCACACATCATGAGGCTTTTGTTCAAATAAAGCAAACACCAGCGACACTGCTCTATTAGTGCAGCTAATTCATAGAACTAGAAGCTGCCATCTGAAATCTGgtgcaaaacaaacagaccAAGACTTCCTAATCCGCTTCCAATGAAAACTTCATTTGACTTGAACATCAACCCAGATGAAGACGTCAGTCTAAAAGAGGAGCTACAGTTTCTATCTGAAGAAGAGGACTTCCTCCTACTGCACTCCAGTGATAAAATATCACCACCATGACCATATAAATGAACTTTAGGTGACTTTTTCACGAatgcatttcatatttttagCCTTAAacatttcccctttttttttggtacttTACCAACTGACATGGACAAGTAGACTTtcgaaacttaaaaaaaaatgtcaaaaatgtcagtatttgtAGTTATTATGGCAATAGATGTGTACTCTGACTCTGGCATCCAggccaatttaaaaaaaaggtttaactCCTCACCTCCTTCATACAGAGGCATTTCCCATCACCAGTTTTTAAAAAGGTCCCCACACATTGCTGTcgggggaggcggaggaagcGAGAACAGTTGCAGGTGGCATCGGGGTGGGCCTGACTGACGGGCTGATGACACACCATATGGAGACGCTGGGCCAAATTTACCCTGAGGGGGGAAcgactgccttttttttttaatatttgttacCCTCATCCCTGTCAGTTTCTCTCATggaagcaaaaaagaaaaagacagccAGGTTGTGGGAGCTGACaagcacacatgcaaacacacagaagcacatgtgcagagaaatgacagagacagacgaggTGCAGacagagagcaaacacacacagtgggaaAAGACCTACTGGATGTACTGCTGAGGGTACAGTTTGTCCTATTGTTATGTCGTAACTCTCAAGGCAGACGACTGCAAACttcttttcacttcaaatcTATATTGGCAAGtattcattttaacattttgatgATCATTAAAGAAAAAGGCTTTTAGGGAATTTTCTGGTAGTTATGATCATCCTCACTTCTGCGGATCAGATACAATCCCACAAAGTACCACTAGATGCTGCAAAAGACAACGTACTTGTTTGGAAGCCTCAGTGGAGGAATGGACTTCATTTCCAAAGCTTCCATTTATCTGGAACGTTGCTGTAAAGATGGACAAACATTTTAACATAAATgtgcattatttttttaaagcatcagaaaacaaaacaaaaaaaaaactttcagctCACCTTGTGGGTCCAGTCTGGGGTCAACAAACCCCCAGTGCTGATAGAGAGCCGCCAGTTCGTGGGGACTGTAGTTCTTCAAGAGGCTCAAAATATCAATGTCCATTGGCATTTCTCCTGCCGATCCGCTCTTTCCCTGAGCGAACAGTAGCGGGTCTAAAAAGGCTTTGCTGCCGTGAAGCCCCCACATGTTAATGGCCGCCCAGAGATCAGGACCCTTGGGACCTGAAGAGAAGTCTGATGACTGCCTGCGGGGATGcagtctgtctgcagcagcagcgctggagGAAGTTGCGCCGTGGTTTCTTGACAACATGAAGCCCAACCCCTCCTGTGGGAAGTTCCCCTCCACCGTCACTCTGTTGCTGCTTTGCTGTTTGGGGCTGATTGTAGTACTCTGGAGGCTCTTGCTGTGCGAGACGCTATGTGACGACGTCGGCTGCACGCTGCTACTTTTACTTCCACACTCAGCCGCTCGGTGTTCACCAGACTTCTTTTGGGGTTGAAGTCCAGCCTTTGTACTGGACTGCGTCCTGTCTGAAGACCGCGGGTCCTTGGAGTGGTGCTTGGACTTGAGGGTGCCTGACTGAGTCTTGGGGGTGGGCTGCTTGCTGCTGCCGGGGACTGTGCAGCCCGGAGGCTGCGTGCGCTGCGCTCGTGGAGCGTGTAAAGCTGGACAGTCCTTACCTTCCAGGAAAGGTGGCGGGCCGGTGCGTCGCCACTGAGAGGCGCCTGCCTTTAAGCTTTTGAGGGGGTTTAAAGAGGGCGCCCACTTGGGGGcggcggagctgctgctgtcgacTCTGTGAGCAACTCGCTGGTGAATCCACAGCACTTCTGGGTAGGTGGTGGTGTGTGAGCAGTATGGGCACTGATGCCTCACCAGGCCCTCTGTCTTTACTGAGAAACTCACATCGCCGTCTTTATCAGCTATGGGTAACGAAGACAGATTGAGGAGGCTGCCAGCCTCAACAGCAGCATgtccctgacctttgacctcggTGCCATTTGACTTTTCTAGTTTAATATTTGAGTCTACTAACTGGCTCGGAGGACATGTGTAGGGATTCCAGTATGGCTGACTGAGCAACGCACTCCTGCTCCTGAGGTAGTCCATGTATCTGGAGGCTTTAGAGCCAATTTTGCCGACACTGTCCACAACAACGGTCTGTTTGCTGAAGGGTCCCAGGAAATCCTGGTGCTGCCGGAGCAAGTGAGACCTGAGTAGTGAGGCATCGACCGTGTGGAAGTCACAGTGATCGCAG
Proteins encoded in this window:
- the LOC115409810 gene encoding zinc finger protein 516-like gives rise to the protein MSSGRVMETEDMEDASQKHTAHIKAETEGDATSGHTCGVCGRSFPLLSSLSQHMRRHTREKPYKCPYCEHRTAQKGSLKAHVRSHKLGLLSHNISDKEGDAHQGQGDDADAHDPPEVTSGKAHNVNGKVKKKGTKKKVKRKGGGEDGDEADAAPFSCTICGQAFPQVLLLKTHMKRHRGSQDHGCRICGRRFRQAWFLQSHMRIHRVKGQLCGSKSNDLPATINGVPQDPASLTNEECLYELCAGCGNFFFDRKTLRIHELLHKLNHSSGQDQNAPNGDPQASEPHMDKRRFLESLNLTCAGQTDTREEKGPGRRIPELDPVCSYQAWQLATRGRLAEASEKCLGWEERLADAEVAYDMEKGEYVPLKQEKKRKQIDTAAPSIKKRKADPSFDHTPNSVAHTKGVDKKMGHKDRILLNGLGHAFYEALQAKKVKEVHFSSKQTKNIRSQDQQDNKSYFCDHCDFHTVDASLLRSHLLRQHQDFLGPFSKQTVVVDSVGKIGSKASRYMDYLRSRSALLSQPYWNPYTCPPSQLVDSNIKLEKSNGTEVKGQGHAAVEAGSLLNLSSLPIADKDGDVSFSVKTEGLVRHQCPYCSHTTTYPEVLWIHQRVAHRVDSSSSAAPKWAPSLNPLKSLKAGASQWRRTGPPPFLEGKDCPALHAPRAQRTQPPGCTVPGSSKQPTPKTQSGTLKSKHHSKDPRSSDRTQSSTKAGLQPQKKSGEHRAAECGSKSSSVQPTSSHSVSHSKSLQSTTISPKQQSSNRVTVEGNFPQEGLGFMLSRNHGATSSSAAAADRLHPRRQSSDFSSGPKGPDLWAAINMWGLHGSKAFLDPLLFAQGKSGSAGEMPMDIDILSLLKNYSPHELAALYQHWGFVDPRLDPQATFQINGSFGNEVHSSTEASKQMSSRSTPSSGSLHKGT